In Candidatus Hydrogenedentota bacterium, the genomic stretch GGAAAAACTCCAAGGAGGAACCACCTATGAGACGCGTTATGTTTGTTGCAACAATCGTCGCGTTCATGTTTGTGATGTCTCCCGCATACGCAAACTATCTCATTGTAACCAAGATCGGCGAAGGCACCGTCAGCCCATCCATAGGCTCGCATTACTATGTGTGGTACACAAAAGTCACGCTCAAGGCCACACCGGCCCCGGGTTGGGTGTTTGACCGGTGGGAGGGGGATTTCGAGGGGAAGCCCAATCCCTACACGTTCCGCTCGACAAGCGACAAGTGGGTGAGCGCCATCTTCAAGCCGGCAACGCCCGGCTTGTCGCAGAATGCCTTGGTCGAGTACGTGGGCGCAAACGACCCGAACTCGAGCTTTACCATTATTGACCACGACGACCACACCGGCTGGGAAGGGTACGAGATGATGGTGACCTCTCAGACATGGCGGACCACCGCCGAGGTCGACCGCCCCCTCTGGGAACATGACATGGTGCTGGTTGTCCCCTGGTTCCACGGCGATGAAGTCATTTACCTCATCAACGGCGGCTCCAATCCTTTGAAATATCCGACTCCGGACAGCCTGTTTGCCACGGTGGCCATTGCGCTTGGCTCCTGTTACGCCCAGATTGACCAGATACCAAATCAACCCCTCTATTTCACCGACGAAGTGAATAACGCGCGAACAGAGGACGAGATCCTCGCCTACAGCATGGACAAGTGCCTCACCACGGGCGACTGGAAATGGCCTGTCCACTGCGCCATGGTAAAAGCCGCCGTGAAAGGCATGGACGCCATCCAGCAAACCCGGGACACGCTGGACAAGTTCATCGTCCTCGGCGCCTCCAAGCGCGGGTGGACCACGTGGCTCACGGCGGCGGTTGACCCTCGCGTGGCGGCCGTCATACCGCTCGTGATTGATGTGTTCCAGTTGCCCCAACAGGTGGAACATCACTGGGAAGCGTATGGGCTGTACTCATCCGCGATCCAGGATTACGTTGACTTCGACCTGTTCTGCCGCGCGGCGACGGATCCCCTGGCACCCGATTTGCTGAACATTGTGGACCCCTACACGTTCATCTCGAAGTTCACCATGCCGGCGCTCAT encodes the following:
- a CDS encoding PhoPQ-activated protein PqaA family protein, yielding MRRVMFVATIVAFMFVMSPAYANYLIVTKIGEGTVSPSIGSHYYVWYTKVTLKATPAPGWVFDRWEGDFEGKPNPYTFRSTSDKWVSAIFKPATPGLSQNALVEYVGANDPNSSFTIIDHDDHTGWEGYEMMVTSQTWRTTAEVDRPLWEHDMVLVVPWFHGDEVIYLINGGSNPLKYPTPDSLFATVAIALGSCYAQIDQIPNQPLYFTDEVNNARTEDEILAYSMDKCLTTGDWKWPVHCAMVKAAVKGMDAIQQTRDTLDKFIVLGASKRGWTTWLTAAVDPRVAAVIPLVIDVFQLPQQVEHHWEAYGLYSSAIQDYVDFDLFCRAATDPLAPDLLNIVDPYTFISKFTMPALIINGSSDQFFLPDSSRYYLSDLPNQADMRLRYFPNKDHYMEGVIDDYDNLWQIFSWGFNQVYGYENPYINWTVDANGAITVTTSKTPDSVKLWQATNPTARDFRLETVGPIYTSTDLPRQSNGTYIGYCPPPAQGWTAYFVEADLGAQTFTTRIYVTPDIDPYDDMGCWPAD